One window from the genome of Pyxicephalus adspersus chromosome 6, UCB_Pads_2.0, whole genome shotgun sequence encodes:
- the GCNT4 gene encoding beta-1,3-galactosyl-O-glycosyl-glycoprotein beta-1,6-N-acetylglucosaminyltransferase 4, producing the protein MKRCRCYNTFLRQKVILLICIVSVLGILKLMNVELVFPGSKSYFVEPQLYFSDLTKNVPPHDPSSSINCTAIYELEPSEIGKSLQVRKRTIYDLSDEKVATVTKDCETYRNLRQYHHKIFSREEMDFPIAYSMVVHKDAISVERLLHTIYSPVNVYCIHYDLKSPAEFQRAMINLAGCFPNVFIASKLESVIYAHFSRLQADVNCLSDLLAHPIQWKYVINLCGQDMPLKANYELVSKLKKLNGKNMLESSKPSDIKKQRFTFKHQVSLVKGQDYMKMPMKTFVEKSPPPSGIEMYTGSAYFILSLAFIQYIFESPLVAEFLEWNKDTFSPDEHFWATLVRIPGVPGEIPRTQGNVTDLDSKTRLVKWSYFEESLYPPCTGTHVRGVCIYGAAELRWLLTSGHWFGNKFDPKVDPILLKCLIEKLDEQQKKLTSLSSR; encoded by the coding sequence ATGAAGAGGTGCAGGTGCTATAATACATTTCTGCGACAGAAGGTGATCCTCCTTATCTGCATCGTGTCTGTACTGGGTATCTTGAAACTTATGAATGTTGAACTAGTATTTCCTGGGTCTAAAAGTTATTTTGTGGAACCCCAGCTATATTTTTCTGATCTTACAAAAAATGTCCCACCACATGATCCATCCAGCAGTATTAACTGTACAGCCATATATGAGCTGGAACCCTCAGAGATTGGGAAAAGTTTACAAGTTCGGAAAAGGACCATCTACGACCTTAGTGATGAAAAAGTTGCAACGGTGACAAAGGATTGTGAAACGTATAGGAATCTAAGACAGTACCATCATAAAATTTTCTCAAGAGAAGAAATGGACTTTCCAATTGCCTATTCTATGGTTGTACATAAGGATGCTATCAGTGTTGAACGTCTTTTGCATACAATATATAGTCCAGTTAACGTGTACTGTATTCATTATGACCTTAAATCACCTGCTGAATTCCAAAGAGCCATGATCAATTTAGCAGGCTGTTTCCCTAACGTTTTTATTGCTTCAAAACTTGAAAGTGTGATTTATGCACATTTTTCCAGGCTGCAAGCAGATGTTAATTGTTTGTCTGATTTGCTGGCACATCCTATACAGTGGAAGTATGTCATAAATTTGTGTGGGCAGGACATGCCGCTCAAAGCAAACTATGAACTTGTTTCTAAGTTAAAAAAGCTTAATGGAAAGAACATGCTTGAGTCTTCAAAGCCATCAGATATAAAGAAACAACGCTTTACCTTCAAACACCAAGTATCATTGGTAAAAGGCCAAGATTACATGAAAATGCCCATGAAAACATTTGTTGAGAAGAGTCCACCACCTTCTGGTATTGAAATGTACACTGGAAGTGCTTACTTTATTTTAAGTCTTGCTTTTATTCAGTACATTTTTGAAAGTCCATTGGTTGCTGAATTTTTAGAGTGGAACAAGGATACCTTTTCCCCAGATGAACATTTTTGGGCAACCCTGGTCCGTATACCTGGTGTTCCAGGTGAGATTCCAAGGACTCAAGGCAATGTAACAGACCTTGATAGTAAAACTCGTCTAGTGAAGTGGAGTTATTTCGAGGAAAGCCTTTATCCTCCATGCACTGGCACACATGTTCGCGGTGTTTGCATTTATGGTGCTGCAGAATTAAGATGGCTTCTTACTTCAGGACATTGGTTTGGAAATAAGTTTGATCCAAAAGTAGACCCAATTTTATTGAAGTGTTTAATTGAAAAGCTTGACGAGCAGCAGAAAAAATTAACTTCTTTATCATCAAGATGA